The Marinobacter subterrani genome has a segment encoding these proteins:
- the fliK gene encoding flagellar hook-length control protein FliK, with product MKLPSGQQPPTPPAQPASQKPGPTAALEAGREPGASSARQLLDQLQLANRATTLARVAEIMNRPGGNADVLLDIRGKSLLVQAAIGNTELSPGDWVKVMRAGNELQLMGKLAPAPEAGIARALAQRLPWQQTLDTGLAKLMGALTQGLKQDPLPGQLPSARQTQPLPEAARQTIEQLVARLPSGSRPAPGAGATTEPATPQQVRQWLAESGLFAESRLTQAPSAHLPDLKLALGRVITALLAQQGSTPDQFNRLTPISTPELMQAPLQFPQPLATPQAPGDGEPPSVGQMLRLLAGMLNRITVNQLHSQVLTARGGGDAAAPASTLLLDLPWLTPQNEPRLAQVRIEQYPQDSQADRKAPGQTTTEWRLSLTMDLDEAGPLHFDVALRQQAVSARVWAEKQATLRQVNEELPALRQSLTDIGLEVTDLECRRGTPRASVTRLEHRLVDTRA from the coding sequence ATGAAACTACCCAGCGGACAACAGCCTCCTACGCCTCCTGCCCAGCCGGCATCCCAGAAGCCGGGGCCAACCGCCGCCCTTGAGGCCGGCCGGGAGCCCGGTGCCAGCTCTGCCCGACAACTGCTGGACCAACTCCAGTTGGCAAACCGGGCAACCACCCTGGCGAGGGTCGCCGAGATCATGAACAGGCCGGGAGGAAATGCCGATGTCTTGCTGGATATTCGCGGAAAATCGCTCCTGGTTCAGGCGGCGATCGGAAACACCGAGCTCTCGCCCGGTGACTGGGTCAAGGTGATGCGGGCTGGCAATGAGCTACAACTGATGGGCAAGCTTGCGCCGGCCCCGGAAGCCGGCATTGCCCGTGCCCTGGCCCAGCGACTGCCCTGGCAGCAAACCCTGGATACCGGGCTGGCAAAGCTTATGGGCGCACTGACCCAGGGCCTGAAGCAGGACCCCCTGCCCGGGCAGTTACCGTCAGCGCGGCAGACTCAACCTCTTCCGGAAGCGGCGCGGCAGACCATTGAGCAACTGGTGGCGAGGCTTCCGTCGGGAAGCCGCCCGGCACCCGGTGCTGGCGCGACCACAGAGCCGGCGACTCCGCAACAGGTGCGCCAGTGGCTTGCCGAAAGCGGCCTGTTTGCGGAATCCCGCCTGACCCAGGCGCCCTCCGCTCACCTCCCCGATCTGAAACTGGCCCTCGGCCGGGTGATCACCGCATTGCTGGCGCAGCAGGGCAGTACGCCGGATCAGTTCAACCGGCTGACGCCCATATCAACCCCCGAGTTGATGCAGGCGCCCCTGCAATTCCCGCAGCCACTGGCAACGCCCCAGGCGCCCGGAGACGGTGAGCCACCCAGTGTCGGACAGATGCTCCGCCTGCTGGCCGGCATGCTCAATCGGATTACCGTGAACCAGTTGCACAGCCAGGTGCTGACCGCCCGGGGCGGCGGTGATGCCGCTGCGCCCGCCTCTACCCTGCTGCTGGACCTGCCCTGGCTGACCCCCCAGAACGAGCCAAGGCTGGCACAGGTGCGCATTGAACAGTATCCGCAGGACAGCCAGGCAGACCGGAAGGCCCCGGGGCAAACAACAACCGAGTGGCGGCTTTCGCTGACCATGGACCTGGATGAGGCCGGGCCTCTGCACTTCGATGTCGCCTTGCGGCAGCAGGCTGTCAGTGCCCGGGTCTGGGCCGAAAAGCAGGCGACCTTGCGACAGGTCAACGAGGAGTTGCCCGCGCTGCGGCAGAGCCTGACCGACATCGGGCTGGAGGTAACCGATCTGGAATGCCGGCGCGGCACACCCCGGGCCAGCGTTACCCGGCTTGAACACAGACTGGTGGATACCCGGGCATGA
- a CDS encoding EscU/YscU/HrcU family type III secretion system export apparatus switch protein: protein MRSDAGHHDTRAAVALKYDGDKAPTISATGTHELAEEIIRIAREHEVPLYENAELASILARLSLNEQIPESLYRVIAEILAFAFHIRGLTPEDRRPGPEDP from the coding sequence ATGAGATCAGACGCAGGCCATCACGACACCAGGGCTGCCGTCGCACTCAAATACGATGGCGACAAGGCCCCCACCATCAGCGCAACCGGCACTCACGAGCTGGCGGAAGAAATCATCCGCATTGCCCGGGAGCATGAGGTTCCGCTGTATGAAAACGCCGAACTGGCAAGCATTCTGGCCCGGCTCTCCCTGAACGAGCAAATCCCCGAATCGCTGTACCGGGTCATCGCCGAAATACTGGCCTTTGCCTTCCATATTCGGGGGCTGACCCCGGAGGACCGGAGACCCGGCCCGGAGGATCCCTGA
- a CDS encoding DUF2802 domain-containing protein, which produces MFAEIPSYLPWALTVVALSLVLVQGLLLGRQVRSLKASLKERCDILGRELHATTSGSMGVGQRLVACERQLHELRNTMDEMRQNDPLRISYDEASRLVDLGADIDDLMNTCGISRPEAELVSALRKRQAA; this is translated from the coding sequence ATGTTTGCAGAAATTCCTTCCTACCTTCCCTGGGCGCTGACCGTGGTTGCCCTGTCTCTGGTGCTGGTCCAGGGGCTGCTTCTGGGGCGCCAGGTGCGCAGTCTGAAAGCCTCCCTGAAAGAACGCTGCGACATTCTGGGGCGGGAATTGCACGCCACCACCAGTGGTAGCATGGGTGTCGGGCAGCGTCTGGTGGCCTGCGAGCGTCAGCTCCACGAACTGCGCAACACCATGGACGAGATGCGCCAGAACGATCCGTTGCGAATTTCCTACGATGAAGCCTCAAGACTGGTTGATCTCGGTGCCGATATCGACGACCTGATGAATACCTGCGGGATTTCCCGCCCTGAAGCGGAGCTGGTATCAGCGCTTCGGAAGCGCCAGGCTGCCTGA
- a CDS encoding chemotaxis protein CheW — translation MAAPSGQTNQTQDNQVLQYVTFRLDDETYGLDVMQIQEVLRYTEIAPVPGAPDYVLGIINLRGNVVTVIDTRRRFGLADAEVTDATRIVVMESENQVMGILVDSVAEVVYLKASEIETAPNVGNEESAKFIQGVCNKDGELIILVEFDKMLSDHEWAEIAAL, via the coding sequence ATGGCAGCCCCGAGCGGACAAACCAATCAGACCCAGGACAATCAGGTACTGCAGTACGTGACCTTCCGGCTGGATGACGAAACTTACGGTCTGGATGTCATGCAGATCCAGGAAGTGCTGAGATACACCGAGATTGCTCCGGTACCCGGCGCGCCGGATTACGTGCTCGGTATTATCAACCTTCGGGGTAACGTGGTCACGGTGATCGACACCCGCCGGCGCTTCGGCCTTGCGGATGCGGAAGTGACCGACGCAACCCGGATTGTGGTGATGGAATCTGAAAACCAGGTGATGGGTATCCTGGTGGATTCCGTGGCCGAGGTGGTGTACCTGAAGGCCAGTGAAATTGAAACCGCACCGAACGTGGGTAACGAGGAAAGTGCCAAGTTTATCCAGGGCGTGTGCAACAAGGATGGCGAACTGATCATACTGGTCGAGTTCGACAAGATGCTGTCAGACCACGAGTGGGCTGAAATCGCGGCACTGTAA
- a CDS encoding chemotaxis protein CheW, translated as MADGKLTRLAGPDAAIASYLDELLHTATDSALQEETEAPAPAKPVHNELRAEPRPRPAPLKTAEKPAARQETPKPLGETPAVTVRPVVRQAPVTVVPEPEAIATPEPEPEPAAPPSRPEWSEQPFECLIFTVAGLQLAVPLILLGAIHRIEEEIRPIPGSPRWYMGIRPDRDQNLRVVDSAEWIMAGRVPPDARDNYRFVIRLDNSDWGLACDDVAQSFTLKPDEVRWRTARSKRPWLAGTVIDQMCALIDVRTMADLLVRAEREHHLDLS; from the coding sequence ATGGCTGACGGGAAATTGACAAGGCTCGCAGGCCCGGACGCCGCCATTGCCAGTTATCTTGACGAACTGCTGCACACCGCAACCGATTCGGCATTGCAGGAGGAGACCGAGGCACCCGCGCCGGCCAAACCGGTTCATAATGAGCTTCGCGCTGAGCCCCGGCCCCGCCCCGCGCCGCTGAAAACCGCCGAAAAACCGGCAGCCCGGCAGGAGACGCCCAAACCCTTGGGAGAAACGCCGGCCGTGACTGTGCGGCCAGTGGTTCGCCAGGCTCCGGTGACCGTCGTGCCGGAGCCGGAAGCGATTGCAACGCCTGAGCCTGAGCCGGAACCAGCCGCGCCGCCGTCGCGTCCGGAGTGGTCGGAGCAGCCCTTCGAGTGCCTTATTTTTACCGTTGCAGGCCTGCAATTGGCGGTTCCGCTGATCCTGCTGGGCGCGATCCATCGAATCGAGGAAGAAATCCGGCCAATTCCCGGCAGCCCACGCTGGTACATGGGCATCCGGCCCGACCGGGATCAGAATCTCCGGGTGGTGGATTCCGCGGAATGGATCATGGCGGGGCGGGTGCCGCCGGATGCGCGGGACAACTACCGGTTTGTGATCCGGCTGGATAACAGTGACTGGGGGCTGGCCTGCGATGATGTTGCCCAGTCGTTTACCCTCAAGCCGGATGAGGTGCGGTGGCGGACTGCCCGCAGCAAGCGGCCCTGGCTGGCGGGTACGGTGATTGATCAGATGTGCGCGCTGATTGATGTACGCACCATGGCAGACCTGCTGGTGCGTGCCGAGCGGGAGCATCATCTCGACCTGAGCTGA
- a CDS encoding ParA family protein, with the protein MRIWAVANQKGGVGKTTSVVALGGLLAERGKRVLVVDLDPHGSLTSWFGYDPDTIAHSVFDLFQHQGKVPDGLPAQLITETSCRGLSLLPASAALATLERRMIGVEGMGLIVSRALTQLWDDFDYVLLDNTPSLGVLMVNALAAAQHLIIPVQTEFLAIKGLERMLHTLKMIMRSQKNELAYTIVPTLYDRRTQASVKSLNLLRKTYRESLWQFAIPVDTKFRDASQAGVIPSAVDAETHGVRAYSHLLDDLMARVGSGKERRHG; encoded by the coding sequence GTGCGAATCTGGGCAGTAGCCAATCAGAAAGGTGGTGTCGGAAAAACCACATCCGTTGTTGCGCTGGGCGGCTTGCTCGCTGAGCGTGGCAAGCGCGTACTTGTGGTCGATCTGGACCCCCATGGCTCGCTGACCAGCTGGTTCGGCTATGACCCGGACACTATCGCCCACAGCGTGTTCGATCTGTTCCAGCACCAGGGCAAGGTGCCTGACGGACTGCCAGCCCAGTTAATTACCGAAACCAGTTGCCGGGGCCTTTCGCTGCTGCCGGCCAGTGCGGCACTGGCAACCCTGGAGCGCCGGATGATTGGCGTGGAGGGCATGGGCCTGATTGTCTCCCGGGCGCTCACCCAGCTCTGGGATGACTTCGATTACGTACTTCTGGATAACACGCCATCCCTGGGTGTGCTGATGGTCAATGCCCTGGCCGCCGCCCAGCACCTTATTATCCCGGTGCAGACCGAGTTTCTTGCCATCAAGGGCCTGGAGCGCATGCTTCACACTCTCAAAATGATCATGCGCTCCCAAAAAAACGAGCTGGCCTACACCATTGTGCCAACGCTCTATGACCGGCGAACCCAGGCGTCGGTGAAAAGTCTCAATCTGCTGCGCAAAACCTACCGGGAATCCCTGTGGCAGTTTGCCATCCCCGTGGATACCAAATTCCGGGATGCCAGCCAGGCCGGTGTGATTCCGTCGGCGGTTGATGCTGAAACCCATGGTGTCCGGGCCTACAGCCACCTGTTGGATGACCTGATGGCTCGTGTGGGTTCCGGGAAGGAGCGTCGCCATGGCTGA
- the motD gene encoding flagellar motor protein MotD has product MRRRRQPRDELHNKERWLISYADFITLLFAFFVVMYSVSSVNEGKYKVLSETLTGVFNAPQRSLQPIEVGDQPQRSLNAPAESVIPPAVTDAPQNPRMDAQARTEALRAMADQLTMEFDELINQGVVTLETSDQWLELNLPSSLLFGSGDAEPHYDAFEVVEKIATVLRNRDNAVRVEGFTDNQPISTSRFPSNWELSAARASAVVRMLVMEGIEPERLAAIGYGQYQPVARNDTEEGRRRNRRVVLLISRDASIRGAMR; this is encoded by the coding sequence ATGCGCCGACGTAGGCAACCCCGGGATGAGCTGCATAACAAGGAGCGTTGGCTGATTTCCTATGCTGATTTCATCACCTTGCTGTTTGCTTTTTTTGTGGTGATGTACTCGGTGTCGTCCGTGAACGAAGGCAAGTACAAGGTACTGTCGGAAACCCTGACTGGCGTGTTCAATGCGCCCCAGCGATCCCTCCAGCCCATCGAAGTGGGTGACCAGCCCCAAAGATCCCTCAATGCACCCGCCGAAAGCGTGATACCCCCGGCGGTCACCGACGCCCCCCAAAACCCCCGGATGGATGCCCAGGCCCGCACCGAGGCCCTGCGTGCCATGGCGGACCAGTTGACCATGGAGTTTGATGAGCTGATCAACCAGGGCGTGGTCACGCTGGAAACCAGTGACCAGTGGCTGGAGCTGAACCTGCCCAGCAGTCTGCTGTTCGGCAGCGGTGATGCCGAACCCCACTACGATGCCTTCGAGGTGGTCGAGAAAATTGCCACCGTATTGAGAAACCGCGACAACGCCGTGCGTGTTGAAGGGTTCACCGATAATCAACCCATCAGTACCTCCCGGTTCCCGTCCAACTGGGAACTGTCCGCTGCCCGGGCCTCGGCTGTTGTCCGGATGCTGGTGATGGAAGGCATTGAGCCCGAGCGACTGGCAGCAATTGGCTATGGCCAGTACCAGCCGGTTGCCCGGAACGACACGGAAGAGGGCCGGCGCAGGAACCGACGGGTAGTGTTGCTGATTTCCCGTGACGCCAGCATCCGGGGCGCCATGCGATAG
- a CDS encoding flagellar motor protein: MDILSLLGVVLAFAAILGGNLLEGGALESLFNGPAAVIVVGGTFAATILQTSWPMLKRAFTQVRWVFVPPFISMEDGIGKVIDWSVKARKQGLLGLEGLAEREPEPFARKGLQLLVDGAEPETIRSIMEVDLESREQRDIESARVFEAMGGYSPTIGIIGAVMGLIQVMTNLEDPQSLGSGIATAFVATIYGVALANLLFFPVANKMRGIVRERTRYEDMMIDGIIAIAEGENPKSIELRLRGFLQ; the protein is encoded by the coding sequence ATGGATATCCTGAGTCTTCTCGGGGTTGTTCTCGCATTTGCCGCGATACTCGGCGGTAACCTGCTGGAAGGCGGTGCCCTCGAGTCTCTGTTCAATGGGCCTGCGGCGGTCATCGTGGTCGGCGGCACCTTCGCCGCGACGATTCTTCAGACCTCCTGGCCGATGCTCAAACGGGCCTTCACCCAGGTTCGTTGGGTCTTTGTTCCGCCGTTCATCAGTATGGAAGATGGCATCGGCAAGGTCATAGACTGGAGCGTGAAGGCTCGCAAGCAGGGGCTCCTGGGCCTTGAAGGGCTGGCCGAGAGAGAGCCCGAGCCATTTGCCCGAAAAGGCCTGCAACTGCTGGTGGATGGCGCCGAGCCGGAAACCATCCGGAGCATCATGGAGGTGGACCTGGAATCCCGTGAGCAGCGTGATATCGAATCGGCCAGGGTGTTTGAGGCCATGGGCGGCTATTCCCCGACCATCGGGATCATTGGTGCCGTCATGGGACTGATCCAGGTGATGACCAATCTGGAAGACCCGCAGTCTCTTGGCAGTGGTATCGCCACGGCCTTTGTAGCGACCATTTACGGTGTTGCCCTGGCCAACCTGCTGTTTTTTCCGGTGGCCAACAAGATGCGCGGCATCGTCAGGGAACGTACCCGCTATGAGGACATGATGATTGACGGCATTATTGCCATCGCCGAGGGTGAAAACCCGAAATCCATTGAGTTGCGGCTGCGGGGCTTCCTGCAGTAG
- a CDS encoding protein-glutamate methylesterase/protein-glutamine glutaminase, with protein sequence MTVSVLVVDDSGFFRKRLTEILTSSGQIKVVGAATNGREGVELAEKLRPDVITMDYEMPVMDGISAVREIMRKHPVPVLMFSSLTYEGARVTLDALEAGAVDFLPKNFEEIARDNSQLQKILIDRVLDVARSRPGARPAIPARPEPPAPTASRSPRDSVPARPRHETLQHPRPAGHDRATTGGASIEPEAPRRPTRRGPAKHYAVVGIGTSTGGPVALQRVLTALPASFPAPLVLVQHMPASFTPAFAERLNKLCRIEVRQAEDGDVLRPGLALLAPGGKQMMIENRGGQARVRILPGDERLNYKPSVDVTFGSLARSFPGKTLGVILTGMGADGKEGCRMMKQSGSDIWSQDEKSSVIYGMPMAVAKAGLTDEVLSLDEVGPRLVEGVC encoded by the coding sequence ATGACAGTTTCTGTCCTGGTCGTTGACGATTCAGGGTTTTTTCGCAAACGGCTGACGGAAATCCTGACCAGCTCGGGCCAGATCAAGGTTGTGGGTGCTGCCACCAATGGTCGGGAGGGCGTCGAGCTTGCCGAGAAGCTGCGCCCGGACGTCATCACCATGGATTACGAAATGCCGGTTATGGATGGCATCTCGGCCGTGCGCGAAATCATGCGCAAGCATCCGGTGCCTGTGCTCATGTTTTCGTCGCTTACCTATGAAGGTGCCCGGGTAACTCTCGATGCCCTGGAAGCCGGCGCGGTTGATTTCCTTCCCAAGAACTTCGAAGAAATTGCCAGGGACAACAGCCAGCTCCAGAAAATTCTGATTGACCGGGTTCTGGATGTCGCCCGCAGCCGGCCCGGCGCCCGGCCGGCTATTCCGGCAAGACCAGAGCCGCCGGCACCGACTGCGTCCCGATCACCCCGTGATTCCGTGCCGGCCCGGCCCCGGCATGAAACACTTCAGCACCCGCGACCGGCCGGCCATGACCGGGCAACAACCGGCGGCGCCAGCATCGAGCCGGAAGCGCCCAGACGCCCTACCCGCCGGGGCCCCGCCAAACATTACGCAGTGGTCGGTATTGGCACCTCAACGGGCGGCCCGGTTGCGCTGCAGCGGGTACTCACCGCTTTGCCTGCCTCTTTTCCGGCGCCGCTGGTGCTGGTCCAGCACATGCCCGCCAGTTTTACGCCCGCCTTTGCCGAGCGGCTGAACAAGCTGTGCCGGATTGAAGTCCGGCAGGCCGAGGATGGCGACGTGCTTCGCCCGGGCCTTGCGCTGCTGGCGCCCGGTGGCAAACAGATGATGATCGAGAACCGCGGCGGGCAGGCCCGGGTGCGGATTCTGCCCGGCGACGAGCGGCTTAATTACAAACCCTCTGTGGATGTCACCTTTGGCTCCCTGGCCCGGAGTTTTCCGGGCAAGACCCTCGGGGTGATCCTCACCGGCATGGGAGCCGACGGCAAGGAAGGCTGCCGCATGATGAAGCAGAGCGGGTCGGATATCTGGTCCCAGGATGAAAAATCCTCGGTCATCTACGGCATGCCCATGGCCGTTGCCAAGGCCGGGCTGACGGATGAAGTCCTGTCACTGGACGAGGTTGGCCCGCGCCTGGTGGAAGGTGTCTGCTGA